A region of Kineococcus rhizosphaerae DNA encodes the following proteins:
- a CDS encoding GGDEF domain-containing protein: protein MTPRPARRPTLQPVFPALFDAGVEREYRVARTAARSRWFTPTAVLGLAFFDAYVLVDLALAPQVLVLSLLLRLGLVTPLVAAGLVLRSRRLRRDPAGDLDGFLTGAAALLVVVVLALVQRSAPDALGGAYFAGAFVVVVFFVTLLRSDVRGAAAVLTAMLAGFAWGQALVDADAGALGVAALLAVAVAGFFGLVMARSVELGDRARFAAERRERVLAAERERLIAALAETAVRDELTGLLNRRGLFERLAARAPAGRSVGVLVLDVDHFKHYNDRFGHLEGDRCLTLVAGALAAHARPDDVVARLGGEEFVVVLFDDVFDDVFGDGDGDGDGDGDGDGGADGLGGVGAAGERLRAAVRALGLPHPDGGVVTVSAGAAVGPWEAAFAQADGAVYAAKASGRDRVLQASAPGAAT, encoded by the coding sequence GTGACCCCTCGACCGGCCCGGCGACCGACCCTGCAGCCGGTCTTCCCCGCCCTCTTCGACGCCGGCGTCGAGCGGGAGTACCGGGTCGCCCGCACCGCCGCGCGCTCGCGCTGGTTCACACCCACCGCCGTGCTCGGTCTGGCCTTCTTCGACGCCTACGTCCTCGTCGACCTCGCCCTGGCCCCGCAGGTGCTCGTGCTGTCCCTGCTGCTGCGCCTCGGCCTCGTCACGCCCCTGGTCGCGGCCGGGCTGGTCCTGCGCTCGCGCCGGCTGCGCCGCGACCCCGCCGGCGACCTCGACGGGTTCCTCACCGGGGCGGCCGCCCTCCTCGTGGTCGTGGTCCTGGCCCTCGTCCAGCGCAGCGCGCCCGACGCCCTCGGCGGGGCCTACTTCGCGGGCGCCTTCGTCGTCGTGGTGTTCTTCGTGACCCTGCTGCGCTCCGACGTGCGGGGCGCGGCGGCCGTGCTGACGGCGATGCTCGCCGGCTTCGCCTGGGGGCAGGCCCTCGTCGACGCCGACGCCGGGGCCCTGGGGGTGGCGGCCCTGCTCGCCGTCGCCGTCGCCGGGTTCTTCGGGCTCGTCATGGCCCGCAGCGTCGAGCTCGGCGACCGCGCCCGCTTCGCCGCCGAGCGCCGCGAGCGCGTCCTGGCCGCCGAGCGGGAACGGCTCATCGCCGCGCTCGCCGAGACCGCCGTCCGCGACGAGCTCACGGGTCTGCTCAACCGGCGCGGCCTGTTCGAGCGCCTCGCCGCCCGCGCCCCGGCGGGCCGGTCCGTGGGCGTCCTCGTGCTCGACGTCGACCACTTCAAGCACTACAACGACCGGTTCGGCCACCTCGAGGGGGACCGGTGCCTCACGCTGGTGGCGGGAGCGCTCGCCGCGCACGCGCGCCCGGACGACGTGGTGGCCCGCCTCGGCGGAGAGGAGTTCGTCGTGGTGCTGTTCGACGACGTGTTCGACGACGTGTTCGGGGACGGGGACGGGGACGGGGACGGGGACGGGGACGGGGACGGGGGCGCGGACGGGCTCGGCGGTGTCGGCGCCGCCGGGGAGCGGCTGCGCGCCGCCGTGCGCGCCCTGGGGCTGCCCCACCCCGACGGGGGTGTCGTCACGGTCAGCGCCGGGGCCGCCGTCGGCCCGTGGGAGGCCGCGTTCGCGCAGGCCGACGGGGCCGTCTACGCGGCCAAGGCGTCGGGCCGCGACCGCGTGCTGCAGGCGAGCGCGCCGGGAGCGGCGACGTGA